From Nocardia sp. NBC_00416:
TCCCGGCACTCATCGTCGTCGCGATCATCATGATCGTGCTGAACGTGCTCTTGTCCACGGTCGCCACCCAGCTGGAGAAGCGGTTGCGTTCGGGCCGCCGCAAACGCGGTGCCGCGGTGGTCGCCGCCGATTCGGTGATCGGCGACGCAGTACCCGGGGTGGATATCACCAAGTAGGCCGGACAGGCCGGCCCTTGGGCGTCGCTACCGGATGGGCGCCCGCTCGGCTGCCGGGTTGCGCACGGGTAACACAGCCGATAGTTCCGTGGCCCGGATCCCTCGACGAGGGATCCGGGCCACCACTGTGCTATTGCTCCGGGCGACTCACTCGAACGGCGCGTCCCCGTCGCCGAACTCCCCGGAATCCGTGCCGAGTGCCTCCCATTCGGCCTTGACCACCGAATACGCCACGGAATGCCCGTACCCGCGGCGGGCGAGCATCCCCACCAGCCGCCGGATGGCCTTATCCCGGTCCAGTCCCGCGGGCAGGCTCCGCAGTTTGCGGCGCACGAGTTCGGTCGCGCGGTCGTACTCGTCGTCGGCGGTGACGCTTTCCAGCGCTGCCACGGAATCCTCCGGAGACACCCCTTTGCGCCGCAGCTCCTGGGCGAGGACTCGCCGCCCTTTTCCGGAGAAACCGTGCCGCTCGCGCACCCACTGCCGGGCGAAGTCGGCGTCGTCGATCAGTCCGACGTCGGCCAGCCGGTCCAGCGCCCGGTCGGCCACCTCGACCGGGATTCCCTTGGCAGACAGACGCTGCGCCAGTTCGGCCCGGCTGCGAGCGCGGACGGCCAGCAGCCGTAGACAAGCCTCCCGGGCCTGTTCGACATCCGCTGCGGGCGCATCGCCACCCGGATCGCCTTCGGCGTCACTTCGAGCAGCGGATCGTTCACCCCCGCCCGGTCCGGAGCCGGCCGGGCGAGCCCGCTGCGGATCGGGCTCGCCCGGCCGGGAACTCCGGGCCGGCCCGGTGGTGCTCCCACCGGCCGCCAGGAGTTCGTCGAGTCGCCGCCGCACCTGTGCCACCGGATCGGCGGCGTCGGAGCGCGACGCGCCCCACTGGTCCATCTGGTCAGAAATCGGCCGGGGTCTCTTCCGCCTCCAGCGCGGTGACATCCGCGCCGATCCCCAGCTTTTCCTTGATCTTCTTCTCGACTTCGTCCCGGATATCGATGTTCTCCAGGAGGAATTTCCGGGCGTTTTCCTTGCCCTGCCCGAGCTGATCCCCTTCGTAGGTGTACCAGGATCCGGACTTACGAATGAACCCGTGTTCCACCCCCATATCGATCAGCGAGCCTTCCTTCGAAATTCCGTGGCCGTACAGAATATCGAATTCAGCCTGTTTGAAAGGCGGTGAGACTTTGTTCTTCACGACCTTCACGCGAGTACGGTTTCCTACCGCGTCACTACCGTCCTTCAACGTTTCGATACGACGTACATCGAGCCGCACGGAAGCGTAGAACTTCAAAGCCTTTCCGCCCGTTGTCGTTTCGGGGGAACCGAACATGACGCCGATCTTTTCCCGCAACTGGTTGATGAAGATGGCGGTGGTGCCGGAATTGTTCAGGGCGCTGGTCATCTTGCGCAATGCCTGGCTCATCAGGCGGGCCTGCAGGCCGACGTGACTGTCACCCATTTCACCTTCGATCTCGGCGCGGGGCACCAGCGCGGCCACCGAGTCGATGACGATGATATCGATGGCGCCGGAGCGGACCAGCATATCGGCGATTTCGAGGGCTTGTTCACCGGTATCCGGCTGGGAGACCAGCAGCGCGTCGGTATCGACGCCGAGCTTGGCGGCGTAGTCGGGATCGAGGGCGTGTTCCGCGTCGATGAACGCGGCCACGCCCCCCGCCGCCTGAGCATTGGCGACCGCGTGCAGGGCGACGGTGGTTTTACCGGAGGCTTCCGGACCGTAGATCTCCACGACCCGGCCGCGGGGCAGACCGCCGATCCCCAGTGCGACGTCGAGGGCGATGGATCCGGTCGGAATCACCGAGATCGGCTGGCGGGCTTCTTCCCCGAGACGCATCACCGCCCCCTTGCCGAAACTCTTCTCGACCTGCGCGAGCGCGAGTTCGAGGGCCTTGTCGCGGTCGTAGGGCTGTGGCGCCATTGTGTCTCCCCTTTTCACCGGGTGGATCGATAGGTGGTGTGGTTGGCGCCCACAGTAGAGGGCGGCACCGACAAGTTCGCGCCTCAGCCTAGACGAACAGGTGTTCGAGTCAAGCTACGCCTCCGCGCGTCGTCGGGCAGGTGCTCGCCGCGCGGTCACCGCTGCGGGAGCGCGGTCTCATCCCCTTCCGGCCGGGTGCCGTGGATGCGCGCTGCGCGTCGATGATGCTGTTCTGCTACGACACGTCCAGGAACGGCATCCGCCGTCGGCATCCATGGCTACCTGCGGCAACCGCGCGAAGGCGGCGCGGCATCACTCCCGAAGGACGTGATCGCCCGGCGATATCACCACCGGGAGCGCGGTACGTCGAATTCGGCGCAGAGCGCGCGCCATACTTCGCGAGGATCGACACCGGCTTCGATGGCGGCAGCACCGGTCCGGCTGCCGAGCGCGAGGATGGCGTGATCATTGAGCAGAGCGTCGCCGCGCGCCTCGCCGAATTCGGTGTGCATGAGTTCCTGGAATTCCGTCAACCGCACCGGGCACAACATACTCGCACCGATAGCGGTGGGCACGGCCCGGTCAGTGCGCCCGCACCGAATCCAGTACCCGCTGACAGATCCGGACCGGATCGGCCACCGCATCCGCGCCGGCGGCCGCCTCCCGCGCCGCTTCGGTGAACCGCGGCTCCCCCAGCACGCGGAGCACGGCGTCCCGCACAGCCTCCGCGGTGAGCGGCCGGACCAACAGCGACACTCCTCGCCGTTGCGCGCGATTGGCCAGTTCCCATTGGTCACCACCGCCGGGGACGGTCACCACCGGCACACCCGCGGACAGCGACTTGGCCAGCAGTCCGTGCCCACCACCGCCGACCACCACCGACGCGTCGGCGAGTAGTTCGTCCTGCCGGCCCAGCCCGGCGGTCGCCCACTCCGGCAGCGGATGCGGCGGTTCGTCGAGCATGGAGATCGCCACCCGGACACCGGTTCCCGCCAGCGCCTCCAGCACCGTCTCCGCCATTCCGGTCACCCCGGTATGCGCGGTGGACGGCGCCACCACCACCAGCGGGCCGTCGCCCGGCGGCCGTTCCAGCCGCCGGTCGGTGGGTTCCCACAGCAGCGGGCCGACCACTTCGGCTTCCGCCGGCCAATCCGGGCGCGGCACCTCCAGCGCGGGCAAGGTGGCGACGAGCCGCGCGGCCGGACCCGGATCGGCAGCGGGCAATCCCACACCGACCCTGGCCATCTCACGCTGCCGCGTCCCGGTCCGCACGGCACGGTCGGTGAACGCCCGCAGCACCGTGTCCCGCGCACGCCCGCGGATACCGGTCCCCGGCGCGAGTCCACTTCCGATGGGCGGCAGACCTTTCGACGGGAGGTACAGCGGATGCGGCGAGAGTTCCACCCACGGCACCCGCAACCGTTCGGCGGCCATCCCGCCGCCGGCGGTGAGTACGTCGGAGACGACGAGTTCGGGCAGCATGGCGCCGAGTTCGGGCAGGATCTCGGTCGAGATATAGGCGGCCCGTTGATGAATCCGCGCGCCGGCATCCGCGTCGTCGTCGATAGGACGGGGCGCCAGCCCCTTCAACCGCCGAACACCGATACCGGCGGCGCGCGCGGCGTCGAACCACCGGGGGCCGGTGAAAAGGACGGGCTCATCACCCGCATCGCGGAAACGCAGGCACAACGCGATAGCGGGAAACGCATGGCCCGGATCGGGACCGGCGACGACGGCTACTCGCATCCGCCCACCCTGCCATGTCTTTTGCGTACCGGCGCGCGCGGGGTTGAGCTGTGCTTTTCGGCATCGGTTCGACACGTCCGCCACAGCGAACCCCCGGGCCGGTTCCCTTCGGGACTCCGGCGCCGCCGCCGACTCAACCAGCGAAGGTGAACAGTTCGAATCCGACGGCGCGTTCGGCGTCGAACCCGGTGAGCGGGCCCGTCGTCATGTTCACGACCGCGCGCACCTGGTCGGCCACCGGTTCCGGACTCAGGACCTCGAGGTACCGGCGGTGTTCGGCCAGTGATCGCTCGGCGACACCGACGGTCGCGGTGACGTCCACCGCGTGGGTGGCCCCCGCGGGGACCGCCACGGCCGCCCATCGCACGGACCACGGCGCGGATTCGGTGAGGTCGGGGAATATCCATTCGTTGCCGGCGTCGGATACCGCGTCCAGACCGGCTCGGCCGACGGCACGGTGGTCGGCACTGTTGACGATGCCCGGCGCCCAGGTCGGGCCGAAATGGCCGAGTACCACCACCTCCGGCCGGTGCCTGCGGATCGCGGCGGCCAGATCACGCCGCAGTGCGGGATTCGCCTCTATCCGGCCGTCCGGATGGCCGAGGAACTCGACCTCGCGCACCCCGACGACCGCCGCCGAGGCGCGCTCCTCGGCTTCGCGCAGCGGTCCGGACTCCGCGGGCGGCACCCCGGCGATCCCCGCTTCGCCCGAGGTCACCAACAGGTACCGGACGTCTTTGCCCTGGCCGGTCCAGCGGGCCACCGCCGCGGCGACCCCGTACTCGATATCGTCGGGGTGGGCCACGATGACCAGGGCGCGCTGCCAATCCTCCGGAAAGTGCTGCACCACCCCATTCAAACACCGCCGCGCTGCCCGCGACAGGGAAAGCCGGATATCCCGCCTGGTGGCGGAACATCCGGCCCGGCGCTACGCGATTCGGATCAGACTTTGGTGACCGAGTTGTCGTTCGAGCCCGAGATCGCCTTGTAGAGCAGATACAGGCCGAACACCACCGCGCCGATCACCAGGATCGGGAAAAGGCCTTTGATCAATGCGCCGATCACCGCCAGCGCGATCCAGACGACGGCGACCACGCCGATGATCTTCCAGAGCATAAGTGCCTCCCAGCGGTTGTCTCCTGCTTCGAGCATGGCACCGCGGAGTCGGGAAATCACCAGGTGAGAAGCAATATCCGGGGAAGATCAGGGTTGTCCCTGAGGGCTCAGGAACGATCCCGGCGCCGGGCCGCCTCAGCGACAGGCTGCTGCCGGGGTGCCGCGGCGGCCGCCGGCGGCAACAGCGTCTCCGGCGCCCGGTCGGCGAGTTCGGTGAGGGCCTGCGCCCAGCCGTCCATCCGGTCGGCGGCCTGGCGGAGGTCGGCGACGATACCGTCGAACGCGTAGCGCAAGGCACCCGTCTCGTCCACCGCGAGCACCCGAGTAGCCGCGGCCACGACGTGTTCGTACTCGACGACCCCGGTATCGAGCCGGGCGAGCATCGACTGCACCGTTTCCTCGAGCCGGCGGGCATCGGCCGCGCCGGCGAGTTCGGCCGCGTTGCCGCCGAGCGCGCGGACCGCGTCTTCCATGGTGGCGATATCGGCGGCCAGCGCGGTGAGCGCGGCCGCGCCGGAAGCCGCGGTGGCCACCATATCCTCGAGTTCGTCCGACGGGAGGCGGCGAGAGCGGGCGATCTGGCCGGCCACATCGTGCAGGACTTGTTCGGCGCGGGCCAGCCGGGCCATCGCGGGTCGGGTGGTGGACCGGGCGGCGGGAAGTCTGCGCGGCACGTACCCGGCCAGTGGCAGCGGAGCACGTCGCAGCCGCAGATAGCGGCGAGTGCTGAGCGCCGCACCGGTGACCAGCACGACAGCGCCGCCACCGAGTACCACCACGGCCCAGGCGGGAGCGGACAGGATCACCAATCCGACCGCTCCGGCGGTGGTGAGACCGGAAACGGTACCCAGGCCGATACTGCGCCGCCGGGCCCGGCGGCGTCTACGGAGTTCGCGTTCGCGCGGATCCGCCCAGCGGCGGACTGCGACGAACGCATTCTCTCCGGCTGTGCGCAGCGTGTCGGCGACGTATGCGGCCTGCGGCTGCAGTTCGGGCCAGGCGCGGGTGAGGTCCCGGGTCCCGGCCCGGAATCGGGACCGTTCCGATGGCATGCTGCTGTTCCTCGCCGACTCTGAGATCCGCTACTGCTGTGCGGTCTGGCCTTTGTTCATCTGGGGCTGTGGTTGCGCCGGCTCCGTCGCGGACTTGCCGGCGTCGATCGCCGAGTTGGTGTTGCCGGAGGGGAGCGCGTCTCCACGCATGGAGGCGCGGATCTGCTCGAGCCGGCTGTGCCCGGCCATCTGGACGCTGGCCTGCTGGACCTCCATCATGCGCCCCTGGACGGTGTTCTGGGCGAGTTCGGCCGAGCCGAGCGCGGTGGCGTAGCGCCGTTCGATCTTCTCCCGCACCGCGTCCAGGCTGGGGACGCTGCCGGGGGCGGACAGGGTGCTGTCCATCTGCTGCAGGGAAGCACTGACCTGCTCCTGCATCTTGGCCTGTTCGAGCTGGCTGAGCAGTTTGGTGCGCTCGGCGACCTTCTGCTGCAGCAACATGGCGTTCTGCTCGACCGCCTTCTTGGCCTGGGCGGCCGCCTGCAGTGACTGGTCGTGCAGGACCTTCAGATCTTCGACCGATTGTTCGGCCGTGACCAGCTGCGCGGCGAATGCCTCGGCGGCGTTGGTGTACTGGATCGCCTTCTCGGCATCGCCGGCGCCGTTGGCCTGGTCGGCGAGCACGACCGCCTGCCGCGCATTGGCGTTGAGCTTCTCGACCTCGTCGAGTTGCCGGTTCAGTTTCATCTCCAGCTGCCGCTGGTTTCCGATCACCGAGGCTGCCTGCTGCGACAGGGCCTGGTGCTGACGTTGAGCCTCTTCGATAGCCTGCTGAATCTGGACCTTCGGATCCGCGTGCTCCTCGATCTTGGAGTCGAAGAGGGCCATCAGGTATTTCCAGGCCTTCGTGAACGGATTAGCCATCGGTTGATCCCGCCTCCATCTACTGTGCCGCCTGGGCGACTCGGAGTGCGCGACCGTCACGCACTCGTATATGCCTATCCTCCACCATCCGGCACCGGGTACCGGCTACCGAACGACGCCGCGTCTCGCCGAGAGCGGCCGCGCCGACGCATACTACGAATCTATCCGGTCCTGCGCGCCACGCGCATTGTCACGATCGGGTATACCGCCGCTATAACCGGTCAGGCGGCTTCGACCAGGACCAGCGGACCGTTCGTGGGTGCGGGTATGACGATCCGGGTGTCCCCGTCGACATGTGCCCGGACACCGGCCGCCGCCGAAGCGGCCGGGGCGGCGGGTTCGGCGGCCGGGGTATCGGAGACCGGTTCCGCGGCGGCCGGGGTACCCGCCATTTCGGCGGGTCGGCGGCCCGCAGCGCCGGCGGCGACGGGGAGATCCTCACCGGCGATGGCCGTGCTGACATCCCAGAGCACCCGGGAAAGGGGAACGTCGAGGGCCTCGCAGATCGCGGCCAGCAGCTCGCTGGAGGCCTCCTTGCGTCCCCGCTCGACTTCGGAGAGGTACCCCAGGCTCACCCGCGCCGAGGTGGACACTTCACGCAGGGTCCGGCTCTGGGCGAGGCGCGCACGCCGCAGACTGTCCCCGATCGCTTCTCGCAGCAGCGTCATCGAGTTCTCCTTCTCCCGGTAGGCGTAGCCCACGGCACGCACGCGGTTCTCTCTTCGCACAACGTCCGAACCGACCCCGTGGGTTCCCGGGCCGGCCGCGGAACTGCTCACCGGGTAGGTGATTCGCTCCGCACACACCGCAGCAGTTCCTGGACCGCGGTCTGTGTCGCTGTGAACCTGATATTCCACCGGTCGCCGGTGAGTTTCAACCGCATCACCTCGGTATGCCGGGGACCAGCGAGACCGAGGAAGACGGTGCCGACGTCGATACCGTCCTGTGGGTCGGGGCCGGCGACCCCGGTGAGTGCTACTCCCCAATCGGCGCCGCAGCAGGTCCGCGCGCCGACGGCGAGCTGTTGCGCGGTGCTCGCCGCCACTGGCCCCTCAGTGGCGAGGACCTGCTCGTCGACCCCGGCGAGACGGTGTTTGAGATCGGTCGCGTACACCACCAGGCCGCCACGCAGGACAACGCTCGCGCCGGGTACTCCGGCGATCGTGGCGGCCACCAGACCCGCGGTGAGCGATTCGGCGGTCGCCATCGTCTGCCCCCGGAGCCGGAGGGCGGTGACGAGATCCGCGGCGACGGTGCCGGCGGTCAGCGGACCGGCCTGCTCCACGGTCATGCGCGGGTGCGGTGGGGTCCGGCCAGCCACAGCCTGGCGGCCTGACCGACATAATCCAGCCCTGTTACCACTGTCAGCACCAACGCGATCCACATCAAGGCCATTCCCGCGGTCGCGAAACCACCGGACAGCGGCAGTAGCAGCACGCCGATGGCCACCGACTGGACCAGGGTTTTGAGCTTCCCGCCGCGACCGGCCGGGATGACCCCGCGGCGCACCACCGCCAGCCGCAACAGCGTGACCCCGATTTCACGGGCGCAGATGACGACGGTCATCCACCACGCCAGATCACCCAGGACCGACAGCCCGATGAGCGCGGAACCGATGAGCGCCTTGTCGGCGATGGGGTCGGCCAGTTTTCCGAAATCGGTGACGAGTCCGTACTTGCGGGCCAGCTGGCCGTCGAACCGATCGGTGACCGCGGCGAGCGCGAACAGCGCGGTCGCGGTGATCCGCCATCCGCTCTGGTGGCCACCGTCGGCGAACAGCGCCAGGACGAACAGCGGGACCAGCGCGATCCGGATCATGGTGAGGATGTTCGCGATATTCAGCAGCGGGACCGCGGATTCGGCGGGCGCGGGGACGAGTCCGCCGCGCGGCGGTCCGGGCGCGGTGAGCCGCCGGTCGATCTCCTCGGGGTGCACGCTCATGGCCGCCCATCGGCCGCCGCGCCGGGACAGGCGCGCGGGGTCGAGCGGGAGGGCGGGATCTGCGGCACACACCCAGACTATCGGTAGCCCGGCCGACTACTGTGCACCCCATGACCTCACGGGGACCACTGGGTGGTTCGACCAGCGACGCGCCCGGGACGCGGACCGCCACCGTACGGGTGCGGCGCGCCCGCACCTCGGATGTCCCGGCGATCAAGGGGCTCGTCGATGTGTACGCGGGGCGCATCCTGCTGGAGAAGAATCTCGTCAACCTCTACGAATCGGTGCAGGAGTTCTGGGTCGCCGAGCTCGGTGATCGAGTCGTGGGCTGCGGTGCGCTGCACGTACTGTGGGCCGATCTCGGCGAAGTGCGCACCGTGGCGGTCCTTCCGGATGTGAAAGGCCACGGTGTGGGCAAACTCATCGTGGAGCATCTGGTCGAGGTGGCCCGGGAGCTGGAGCTGAGCCGGTTGTTCGTACTGACCTTCGAGGTCGAGTTCTTCGCTCACCACGGCTTCGCGGAGATCGACGGCACCCCGGTGACCGCGGAGGTGTACGCGGAGATGTGCCGGTCCTACGACACCGGTGTCGCGGAGTTCCTGGATCTGAGTTATGTGAAACCGAACACTCTCGGCAACACCCGGATGCTGCTCACCCTGTGAGATCCGGTGGGAGCGGTCAACAGCCCTCCCGCCCGGGGCAACTGGCGCGATCGAGCCGCGCACTAGAGTCGTATCGTGCCGATCTTCGCTGTTCACTACACCTATTCCGACGCCACTTCCGCCGACCGCGATACCCATCGTCCGCGCCACCGAGCGTGGCTGGCCGGCCTGCTCGCCGAGGGCACGCTGGTCACCAGCGGACCGTATCCGGACGGTTCCGGTGCGCTGCTGCTGTTCCGGGCGGCCGACAGCGCGACACTCGGCGAAGTGCTGCCGCAGGACCCCTTCGCGCAGGAGAAGCTGATCGACGAAGTCCGCGCCGTCGAATGGCAACCCGT
This genomic window contains:
- the pgsA gene encoding CDP-diacylglycerol--glycerol-3-phosphate 3-phosphatidyltransferase translates to MSVHPEEIDRRLTAPGPPRGGLVPAPAESAVPLLNIANILTMIRIALVPLFVLALFADGGHQSGWRITATALFALAAVTDRFDGQLARKYGLVTDFGKLADPIADKALIGSALIGLSVLGDLAWWMTVVICAREIGVTLLRLAVVRRGVIPAGRGGKLKTLVQSVAIGVLLLPLSGGFATAGMALMWIALVLTVVTGLDYVGQAARLWLAGPHRTRA
- a CDS encoding YciI family protein, translating into MPIFAVHYTYSDATSADRDTHRPRHRAWLAGLLAEGTLVTSGPYPDGSGALLLFRAADSATLGEVLPQDPFAQEKLIDEVRAVEWQPVFGVLAD
- a CDS encoding DUF3046 domain-containing protein, which gives rise to MRLTEFQELMHTEFGEARGDALLNDHAILALGSRTGAAAIEAGVDPREVWRALCAEFDVPRSRW
- a CDS encoding PIG-L deacetylase family protein, yielding MQHFPEDWQRALVIVAHPDDIEYGVAAAVARWTGQGKDVRYLLVTSGEAGIAGVPPAESGPLREAEERASAAVVGVREVEFLGHPDGRIEANPALRRDLAAAIRRHRPEVVVLGHFGPTWAPGIVNSADHRAVGRAGLDAVSDAGNEWIFPDLTESAPWSVRWAAVAVPAGATHAVDVTATVGVAERSLAEHRRYLEVLSPEPVADQVRAVVNMTTGPLTGFDAERAVGFELFTFAG
- a CDS encoding amino-acid N-acetyltransferase is translated as MTSRGPLGGSTSDAPGTRTATVRVRRARTSDVPAIKGLVDVYAGRILLEKNLVNLYESVQEFWVAELGDRVVGCGALHVLWADLGEVRTVAVLPDVKGHGVGKLIVEHLVEVARELELSRLFVLTFEVEFFAHHGFAEIDGTPVTAEVYAEMCRSYDTGVAEFLDLSYVKPNTLGNTRMLLTL
- a CDS encoding glycosyltransferase; this translates as MRVAVVAGPDPGHAFPAIALCLRFRDAGDEPVLFTGPRWFDAARAAGIGVRRLKGLAPRPIDDDADAGARIHQRAAYISTEILPELGAMLPELVVSDVLTAGGGMAAERLRVPWVELSPHPLYLPSKGLPPIGSGLAPGTGIRGRARDTVLRAFTDRAVRTGTRQREMARVGVGLPAADPGPAARLVATLPALEVPRPDWPAEAEVVGPLLWEPTDRRLERPPGDGPLVVVAPSTAHTGVTGMAETVLEALAGTGVRVAISMLDEPPHPLPEWATAGLGRQDELLADASVVVGGGGHGLLAKSLSAGVPVVTVPGGGDQWELANRAQRRGVSLLVRPLTAEAVRDAVLRVLGEPRFTEAAREAAAGADAVADPVRICQRVLDSVRAH
- the recA gene encoding recombinase RecA; the encoded protein is MAPQPYDRDKALELALAQVEKSFGKGAVMRLGEEARQPISVIPTGSIALDVALGIGGLPRGRVVEIYGPEASGKTTVALHAVANAQAAGGVAAFIDAEHALDPDYAAKLGVDTDALLVSQPDTGEQALEIADMLVRSGAIDIIVIDSVAALVPRAEIEGEMGDSHVGLQARLMSQALRKMTSALNNSGTTAIFINQLREKIGVMFGSPETTTGGKALKFYASVRLDVRRIETLKDGSDAVGNRTRVKVVKNKVSPPFKQAEFDILYGHGISKEGSLIDMGVEHGFIRKSGSWYTYEGDQLGQGKENARKFLLENIDIRDEVEKKIKEKLGIGADVTALEAEETPADF
- the pspM gene encoding phage shock envelope stress response protein PspM, which encodes MPSERSRFRAGTRDLTRAWPELQPQAAYVADTLRTAGENAFVAVRRWADPRERELRRRRRARRRSIGLGTVSGLTTAGAVGLVILSAPAWAVVVLGGGAVVLVTGAALSTRRYLRLRRAPLPLAGYVPRRLPAARSTTRPAMARLARAEQVLHDVAGQIARSRRLPSDELEDMVATAASGAAALTALAADIATMEDAVRALGGNAAELAGAADARRLEETVQSMLARLDTGVVEYEHVVAAATRVLAVDETGALRYAFDGIVADLRQAADRMDGWAQALTELADRAPETLLPPAAAAAPRQQPVAEAARRRDRS
- a CDS encoding CinA family protein, giving the protein MTVEQAGPLTAGTVAADLVTALRLRGQTMATAESLTAGLVAATIAGVPGASVVLRGGLVVYATDLKHRLAGVDEQVLATEGPVAASTAQQLAVGARTCCGADWGVALTGVAGPDPQDGIDVGTVFLGLAGPRHTEVMRLKLTGDRWNIRFTATQTAVQELLRCVRSESPTR
- the recX gene encoding recombination regulator RecX, producing the protein MDQWGASRSDAADPVAQVRRRLDELLAAGGSTTGPARSSRPGEPDPQRARPAGSGPGGGERSAARSDAEGDPGGDAPAADVEQAREACLRLLAVRARSRAELAQRLSAKGIPVEVADRALDRLADVGLIDDADFARQWVRERHGFSGKGRRVLAQELRRKGVSPEDSVAALESVTADDEYDRATELVRRKLRSLPAGLDRDKAIRRLVGMLARRGYGHSVAYSVVKAEWEALGTDSGEFGDGDAPFE
- a CDS encoding helix-turn-helix domain-containing protein, producing the protein MTLLREAIGDSLRRARLAQSRTLREVSTSARVSLGYLSEVERGRKEASSELLAAICEALDVPLSRVLWDVSTAIAGEDLPVAAGAAGRRPAEMAGTPAAAEPVSDTPAAEPAAPAASAAAGVRAHVDGDTRIVIPAPTNGPLVLVEAA
- a CDS encoding PspA/IM30 family protein codes for the protein MANPFTKAWKYLMALFDSKIEEHADPKVQIQQAIEEAQRQHQALSQQAASVIGNQRQLEMKLNRQLDEVEKLNANARQAVVLADQANGAGDAEKAIQYTNAAEAFAAQLVTAEQSVEDLKVLHDQSLQAAAQAKKAVEQNAMLLQQKVAERTKLLSQLEQAKMQEQVSASLQQMDSTLSAPGSVPSLDAVREKIERRYATALGSAELAQNTVQGRMMEVQQASVQMAGHSRLEQIRASMRGDALPSGNTNSAIDAGKSATEPAQPQPQMNKGQTAQQ